The Psychrosphaera ytuae genome includes a region encoding these proteins:
- a CDS encoding ABC transporter ATP-binding protein, whose product MLQITQLNLQLGNKVLFENASATIFPGHKIGIVGANGCGKSTLFNLIRGELTNDGGDISFPKGWQLAWVKQETPGLERSALDYVIDGHHIYRDLQAKLEKAEQADDGHQIAQLHHELDAINAYTIPARAGELLNGLGFDTETQQRSVSSFSGGWRMRLNLAQALMIDSDCLLLDEPTNHLDLDAVIWLEKWLKRYEGTILLISHDRDFIDNICQGILHVENQSLNSYTGNYSTFEIQRAEKLAQQQATFEKQQQEIKHIQSFIDRFKAKASKAKQAQSRVKMLERMEKIAPAHVDSQFHFKFLPATNIPNPIIKMDQVSAGYGDLEILSKIRLNLVPGSRIGLLGRNGAGKSTLIKTLAKSIPPLSGDFEYSKHLRIGYFAQHQLDTLTKGQSPLQHLMLLDDTLLEQPARDYLGGFGFNGDQALDIIDNFSGGEKARLVLALLVYQKPNLLLLDEPTNHLDIEMRQALALALQGFEGAMILIAHDRHLLKSTCDDLYLVDAGQVAPFNGDLDDYHNWLLDQERQANQADSKDIDKENSAQAKKEQKRKEADLRKALSPLKKEADKLAKKQEKIAEKLSEIEEKMADTDLYSEARKSELTQLLAEQASLKSELEETEMEWFDYEEQMETLRANFE is encoded by the coding sequence ATGCTACAAATTACTCAACTCAATTTACAACTCGGCAACAAGGTGTTGTTCGAGAATGCCTCTGCGACCATTTTTCCAGGTCACAAAATCGGTATTGTCGGCGCTAATGGTTGCGGTAAATCGACCTTATTTAATTTGATCCGCGGTGAACTAACAAATGACGGTGGCGACATTAGCTTTCCTAAAGGTTGGCAATTGGCTTGGGTTAAACAAGAAACCCCAGGATTAGAGCGCAGTGCCCTCGATTATGTGATCGACGGTCACCATATTTATCGCGACTTACAAGCCAAGCTTGAAAAAGCAGAACAAGCTGATGACGGTCATCAAATTGCTCAACTTCATCACGAGCTCGACGCAATCAATGCCTACACGATTCCAGCTCGCGCCGGTGAACTACTCAATGGTCTAGGGTTTGATACCGAGACTCAACAACGAAGTGTGAGCAGCTTCTCGGGTGGTTGGCGAATGCGTTTGAACCTTGCTCAAGCACTGATGATTGATAGTGACTGCTTACTACTAGATGAGCCGACTAACCACTTGGACTTAGACGCGGTCATCTGGTTAGAAAAATGGCTTAAGCGTTATGAGGGCACGATTTTATTGATCAGTCACGACCGAGATTTTATTGATAATATTTGCCAAGGTATTTTGCACGTCGAAAACCAAAGCTTAAATAGCTACACGGGTAACTACTCGACGTTTGAGATTCAACGTGCCGAAAAACTCGCACAACAACAAGCAACCTTTGAAAAGCAACAGCAAGAAATTAAGCACATACAGTCATTTATCGACCGCTTTAAAGCAAAAGCATCAAAAGCCAAACAAGCTCAAAGCCGCGTAAAAATGCTCGAGCGAATGGAAAAAATCGCTCCAGCTCACGTTGACTCGCAGTTTCACTTTAAATTTTTGCCAGCGACCAACATTCCTAACCCGATTATTAAAATGGACCAGGTATCTGCGGGTTATGGCGACCTCGAAATTCTTTCAAAGATCCGTCTTAATTTAGTGCCTGGTAGCCGTATTGGTTTATTAGGACGAAATGGTGCCGGTAAATCGACCTTGATAAAAACGCTAGCGAAGAGTATTCCACCTCTTTCTGGCGATTTTGAATACAGTAAGCACTTACGTATAGGCTATTTTGCACAGCATCAACTCGACACTCTGACAAAAGGCCAGTCACCTCTACAACATCTGATGTTGCTAGACGATACACTTCTCGAGCAACCAGCACGAGATTATTTGGGTGGTTTTGGCTTTAATGGCGACCAAGCTCTGGATATTATTGATAACTTTTCTGGTGGTGAAAAAGCCCGTTTAGTGTTGGCCTTATTGGTTTATCAAAAGCCAAACTTATTACTTCTCGACGAACCAACCAACCACCTAGACATCGAAATGCGTCAAGCCCTTGCCCTCGCATTACAAGGCTTTGAAGGCGCGATGATATTGATTGCCCACGACCGTCACTTACTTAAATCCACCTGTGATGATTTGTACCTCGTTGATGCAGGACAAGTGGCACCGTTTAATGGCGATTTGGACGATTATCACAATTGGCTATTAGACCAAGAACGCCAAGCAAACCAAGCTGATAGCAAAGATATCGACAAAGAAAACTCCGCCCAGGCCAAAAAAGAACAAAAGCGGAAAGAGGCCGATCTTCGTAAAGCGCTGTCACCATTAAAGAAAGAAGCCGACAAGTTAGCTAAAAAACAAGAAAAAATCGCAGAAAAACTGTCAGAAATTGAAGAAAAAATGGCCGACACTGATCTATACTCAGAGGCACGTAAGTCAGAACTAACCCAACTTTTAGCAGAACAAGCAAGTCTTAAGAGCGAGCTAGAAGAAACGGAAATGGAATGGTTTGACTACGAAGAGCAAATGGAAACCTTACGCGCTAACTTTGAATAG
- a CDS encoding YheV family putative zinc ribbon protein: MKEVIMARKKKRFIAGATCPECKEQDTMMLFIENNVEQVECKACGHHMTQPEDAVQGATRQFEQIIGVFNPED, encoded by the coding sequence ATGAAAGAGGTGATCATGGCCAGAAAGAAAAAGCGATTTATTGCTGGAGCAACGTGCCCAGAGTGTAAAGAACAAGACACTATGATGTTATTTATCGAGAATAATGTCGAGCAAGTTGAGTGCAAGGCATGTGGTCACCACATGACTCAACCGGAGGATGCCGTGCAAGGCGCCACCCGCCAGTTTGAGCAAATTATCGGGGTTTTTAATCCAGAGGATTAA
- a CDS encoding TonB-dependent receptor has product MLRSSLVAAAVAASLSLSAVSSQAFANHTVSGVVVDNLGKPVANAKITVHGSAVSVKTDKDGKFTITEAIQHVDEIHVAAAGYNHASLSLVEGQDSYTLTLSKSLIEHIDVTATPLHASTLESATPITVISNEDLNNKHSATLGETLKSELGVHSSYYGPISSTPIIRGLDGPRVMIAQNGLDVSDASRVGPDHVVSTETSTVEQIEVLRGPATLFFGSGAIGGVVNVVDNRVPRAKDDSGEIQVSNNSIADETEVSAMLNQTVGDFVLHFDGFYRDGDDYEVPGNPKLEVHDEHDSEEHEGEEHHDEHEAHDDKYTLENSASRARGFNLGGSLMLDNGFVGASVGYLDRLYGIPGHAHGDEEGHEGETEEEHAEHAEEGAVKGDLKQTRVQVISELYFENTWFTNINTRMGITNYEHQEIEGDEVGTRFENDSLELRTDLMFAEVDGWHGALTFDYKNSDFFAAGEEAFTPPSETTAIALGLIEEKHFGDVLLQAGARIERVEIESAEFDTLEFTPFSISAGLVYDFADGYNAAISLTHSSRAPSAAELLSFGPHIGTNSVEVGAIYELVHAHEEEEHEEEHEGDHLNEEHEEHHGVVEHLDEEFEVHAADLKEETSNNIELSLRKFEGKTGFVVNAFYNRVNDFYYQSNTGLFFADVHDEHEEEHEEVHMGEEVHMDEAHDEHAEEGLPIYQFVARDAEFYGVEAQYIWQATDQFKVTLQADSITGKLTTGEYLPRIPPMRYGATFNYEMQNTTFELSTMVHAKQDKVAENESVTDGYTMTDFYVNHYVPVGNADLNLFLKVNNVFDQEARVHSSFLKNDTLLPGRSFVLGVRGMF; this is encoded by the coding sequence ATGTTAAGGTCATCATTAGTTGCCGCCGCAGTCGCAGCAAGCCTGTCGTTAAGTGCAGTATCATCTCAAGCATTTGCAAATCACACCGTGTCTGGAGTCGTAGTTGATAATCTTGGCAAACCTGTAGCGAATGCCAAAATTACTGTTCATGGTAGTGCAGTATCGGTTAAGACGGACAAAGATGGTAAATTTACGATTACTGAAGCGATCCAACACGTGGATGAAATACACGTCGCTGCGGCTGGTTATAATCACGCCTCGTTGTCTTTGGTTGAAGGCCAAGATAGCTATACATTGACACTCAGCAAATCCTTAATTGAGCATATTGATGTGACGGCCACACCACTGCATGCTTCGACTTTGGAGTCTGCGACACCGATTACTGTTATCAGTAATGAAGATTTAAACAACAAACATTCAGCTACGTTAGGTGAAACGTTAAAGTCTGAGCTGGGTGTTCATTCTAGTTATTACGGTCCAATTAGCTCGACACCTATCATCCGCGGTTTGGATGGCCCACGTGTCATGATTGCTCAAAATGGCTTGGACGTAAGTGATGCGTCACGAGTTGGTCCTGATCATGTTGTATCGACAGAAACAAGTACTGTAGAACAAATCGAAGTATTACGTGGCCCTGCGACATTGTTCTTTGGAAGTGGTGCAATTGGTGGTGTTGTTAACGTAGTTGATAACCGTGTGCCACGTGCAAAAGACGACTCGGGTGAAATTCAAGTAAGTAATAATTCAATCGCTGATGAGACTGAAGTTTCTGCGATGTTAAATCAAACGGTGGGTGACTTTGTCCTGCATTTTGATGGTTTTTATCGCGATGGTGATGACTACGAAGTACCGGGGAACCCAAAACTAGAGGTTCACGACGAGCATGACTCTGAAGAGCACGAAGGTGAAGAACATCATGACGAGCACGAAGCGCACGATGACAAATACACGTTAGAAAACAGCGCATCAAGAGCACGCGGTTTTAACCTTGGCGGTAGTTTGATGTTGGACAACGGTTTTGTAGGTGCGTCGGTAGGTTACTTAGATCGCCTTTACGGCATCCCTGGTCACGCTCATGGTGATGAGGAAGGGCACGAAGGAGAAACCGAAGAAGAGCACGCTGAGCATGCAGAAGAGGGGGCCGTTAAGGGTGACTTAAAGCAAACCCGTGTGCAGGTGATAAGTGAATTGTATTTTGAAAATACGTGGTTTACTAACATTAATACACGCATGGGTATCACCAACTATGAGCATCAAGAAATTGAAGGTGATGAGGTTGGTACTCGTTTTGAAAACGACTCATTAGAGCTTCGTACGGATTTGATGTTTGCTGAAGTTGACGGTTGGCATGGTGCGTTAACATTTGATTATAAAAACAGTGACTTTTTTGCCGCTGGTGAGGAAGCCTTTACACCTCCTTCAGAAACCACTGCAATTGCTTTGGGTTTGATCGAAGAGAAGCATTTTGGTGATGTGTTATTGCAAGCTGGAGCTCGAATTGAGCGTGTCGAAATCGAATCTGCTGAGTTTGATACATTAGAATTTACCCCATTTAGTATTTCAGCAGGTTTAGTTTATGACTTCGCGGATGGGTATAACGCAGCGATTTCTTTAACACATAGCTCTCGTGCACCTTCTGCCGCTGAGTTGCTGTCATTTGGTCCACACATTGGTACCAACAGTGTAGAAGTTGGCGCTATTTATGAGTTAGTTCATGCTCATGAAGAGGAAGAGCATGAAGAAGAACACGAAGGCGATCACCTCAATGAGGAGCATGAAGAGCACCACGGTGTAGTAGAGCACTTAGACGAGGAGTTCGAAGTTCACGCAGCGGATTTAAAAGAAGAGACATCAAATAACATCGAGTTGAGCTTACGTAAATTCGAAGGTAAGACGGGATTTGTTGTGAACGCTTTTTATAACCGTGTAAACGACTTCTACTATCAGTCAAATACGGGTCTGTTCTTTGCCGATGTACATGACGAGCATGAAGAAGAGCACGAAGAAGTCCATATGGGTGAAGAAGTTCACATGGACGAAGCGCATGATGAGCATGCGGAAGAAGGTCTTCCTATTTATCAGTTTGTGGCAAGAGATGCCGAATTTTACGGTGTTGAAGCACAATATATCTGGCAAGCAACCGATCAGTTTAAAGTGACGCTTCAAGCAGACAGCATTACGGGTAAATTAACAACGGGTGAGTACTTACCACGTATCCCACCTATGCGTTATGGCGCAACGTTCAATTATGAAATGCAAAATACCACCTTTGAATTGTCTACCATGGTTCATGCAAAGCAAGACAAAGTCGCAGAAAACGAATCAGTAACAGACGGTTATACAATGACTGACTTTTACGTTAACCACTATGTACCTGTGGGTAACGCAGATTTAAACCTGTTCTTAAAAGTTAATAATGTGTTTGATCAAGAAGCTCGCGTTCATTCAAGCTTCTTGAAGAATGATACCCTATTACCAGGTCGTTCATTCGTCTTGGGTGTTCGAGGAATGTTTTAA
- a CDS encoding aminotransferase class V-fold PLP-dependent enzyme, with protein sequence MFNEQELCEIKSEFSAFEYPTPTGQPLIYLDNAATALKPRAVVDAVTQVLTQKTANIHRSVHFLGDRATECYESARTTVSYFLNCDEHEVVFLKNTTEALNLVANAFASKGKILTSMAEHHSNYLVWPERQTIRLSLNQHGQVDLSQLDEVLTAENIELISLAHVSNVTGNEIPIEEVCKVAHRHGVKVLVDAAQSAPHQSLDVETLGCDFLVFSGHKLGSPTGVGVLFGKHQLLEEMDYWLKGGATVESVSLSSHKPKNAPWRFEAGTPAIESVAGLDSALTYLMELDMDRVHDHQLALGQHARNALKEYLPQAILLGEPSSYSGPLSFYVPGVSPHLLARGVSDRYSICIRSGYHCAQPLHDTINAPASLRLSHWVYNSEQDIETAIKRIAAFSNIVS encoded by the coding sequence ATGTTTAATGAACAGGAGCTTTGTGAAATCAAGTCAGAGTTTTCAGCATTTGAATACCCAACGCCAACTGGTCAGCCATTAATTTATTTAGATAACGCTGCCACTGCATTAAAACCAAGAGCTGTGGTGGACGCAGTAACCCAAGTATTGACTCAAAAAACTGCCAATATTCATCGCTCTGTACACTTTTTGGGAGACAGGGCGACAGAATGTTATGAGTCTGCCAGAACGACAGTATCGTATTTTTTAAATTGTGATGAGCATGAAGTGGTATTTCTTAAAAATACAACCGAAGCTCTGAACCTAGTTGCAAATGCTTTTGCATCTAAAGGAAAAATACTGACGAGTATGGCTGAACATCACTCAAACTACTTAGTGTGGCCAGAGCGTCAAACTATCCGATTATCACTTAATCAACATGGTCAGGTAGACCTATCTCAGTTAGATGAAGTGCTCACTGCGGAAAACATTGAACTGATCAGCTTAGCTCATGTATCGAATGTGACTGGCAATGAAATACCCATTGAAGAGGTGTGTAAGGTAGCACATCGTCATGGAGTTAAAGTGTTGGTTGATGCGGCTCAATCCGCACCTCATCAAAGCTTAGACGTTGAGACATTGGGGTGCGACTTCTTAGTTTTTAGTGGGCACAAATTAGGCTCTCCAACAGGGGTTGGGGTTTTGTTTGGCAAGCATCAATTGCTAGAAGAAATGGACTATTGGCTCAAAGGCGGTGCCACAGTGGAGAGTGTGTCTTTGTCTTCACACAAACCCAAAAACGCACCTTGGCGTTTTGAAGCGGGGACACCGGCAATAGAGTCTGTTGCCGGCTTAGATAGCGCACTTACTTATTTGATGGAACTCGATATGGACAGGGTACATGACCATCAATTGGCATTGGGCCAGCATGCTCGAAACGCATTAAAAGAATACTTACCGCAGGCAATACTGCTAGGTGAGCCTTCATCATATAGCGGACCGCTGAGCTTTTATGTACCCGGCGTATCCCCTCACCTATTAGCCCGAGGCGTGAGCGACAGATACAGTATTTGTATCCGGTCAGGTTATCACTGCGCGCAACCACTTCATGACACTATTAATGCGCCAGCCTCTTTGAGACTGTCGCATTGGGTATATAACTCTGAGCAAGATATCGAGACCGCAATTAAACGGATCGCTGCGTTTAGTAATATTGTCTCTTAG
- a CDS encoding TIGR02444 family protein, producing the protein MSSIQIEPTELWQFSITTYQQDELQQELLRWQNSYGGNVNLSLFCMYCDDLGIKISDKELHLLQQQVSHFSIQFTQAIRVTRDHFKQSRSQLTDYDKIRQHLLEAELLLEQQEQTLLCQFMNRDPDEFSDCVATKNKASDSTEPEASNWARYQMLLKHSSNTQDE; encoded by the coding sequence ATGTCATCGATCCAAATTGAACCCACAGAACTCTGGCAGTTTAGTATTACCACGTACCAGCAAGACGAGCTTCAACAGGAGTTATTGAGGTGGCAAAACAGTTATGGTGGTAACGTCAACCTCTCGTTGTTTTGTATGTATTGTGATGATTTGGGAATTAAGATCAGTGACAAAGAATTACACTTGTTGCAGCAACAAGTCAGCCATTTCTCCATTCAATTTACTCAAGCGATTCGAGTTACTCGTGATCACTTTAAACAAAGTCGTAGCCAACTGACCGATTACGATAAGATCCGCCAACATCTTCTCGAGGCAGAACTGTTACTAGAACAACAAGAGCAAACATTACTTTGCCAGTTTATGAATCGCGATCCAGATGAGTTTTCTGATTGTGTCGCGACCAAAAACAAAGCCTCTGATTCCACCGAACCAGAGGCTTCTAATTGGGCGCGCTATCAAATGTTATTAAAACATTCCTCGAACACCCAAGACGAATGA
- a CDS encoding phenylacetate--CoA ligase family protein has translation MAAVDRFLASVFLPTLERFSSTRFWSIYREMDQLRHSSSSERHQRIQTKLLHLLSQAREQVPYWQQLNISESNHHAIPLSNKATYTSTFPDGITSKQSNGDWQYLSSAGTTGRMTVVVNFVKRDYLRAAEHLNLKLATGSPVGVPAIDIPPSACNVVCGFADPGPEPLLSYLWWGIKRGTVFSEDVMSGLRGRFERQVLLKRTVLLPFESAPWTQMVSELDACLAKIKQDNIQVLRALPHFLLWLATRAEQTGITLPRLKKVMPYGGLASTEMVLRIESGLGARFVNVYGTGEVGSIGCGTDDINGIDIYSEMVCVEVVGDDGLPVREGEIGQVVVTDLNNFAMPIIRYAIGDVARVLRYDDAGEFAESIEVYGRQQECIKSPENDYVTPAQLQDAVFKYKNIINFKFEVITPTLAKLTLVVLNGKNFDFEAELIISSLSELMPWFKRIKLKKADFLLPESSGKYLCVKQK, from the coding sequence ATGGCCGCAGTAGATAGGTTTTTGGCATCGGTTTTTTTGCCAACGTTGGAGCGCTTTTCTAGTACTCGATTTTGGTCTATCTATCGAGAAATGGATCAGCTCAGGCATTCTTCATCTAGTGAACGTCACCAGCGTATTCAAACCAAGTTGCTACACCTCTTATCTCAAGCAAGAGAACAGGTGCCATATTGGCAACAGCTTAATATAAGTGAGTCAAACCACCACGCTATTCCTCTCTCAAACAAAGCTACATATACATCCACCTTTCCTGACGGTATTACATCGAAACAATCCAATGGTGATTGGCAATATTTGTCTTCAGCTGGAACCACGGGCCGAATGACGGTGGTCGTCAATTTTGTCAAAAGAGACTATCTTCGAGCAGCAGAACATCTTAACTTAAAATTGGCAACAGGCTCACCGGTCGGAGTGCCAGCAATCGATATTCCACCGAGTGCCTGTAATGTTGTTTGTGGGTTTGCCGACCCAGGCCCAGAACCTTTGTTAAGCTACCTATGGTGGGGTATCAAACGCGGTACGGTATTTTCAGAGGATGTTATGTCTGGTCTACGAGGTCGATTTGAGCGTCAGGTACTGTTAAAAAGAACTGTTCTGTTGCCATTTGAGTCTGCACCTTGGACTCAAATGGTTTCCGAGTTGGATGCATGTTTAGCAAAAATCAAACAAGATAATATTCAAGTACTTCGGGCTTTGCCTCATTTCTTACTTTGGCTTGCCACTCGCGCTGAGCAAACCGGAATAACTCTTCCTCGTCTAAAAAAGGTCATGCCATATGGGGGACTTGCGTCTACGGAGATGGTCTTGCGAATAGAGTCTGGCTTGGGTGCCCGTTTTGTTAATGTTTACGGAACCGGCGAAGTAGGCTCGATAGGATGTGGAACGGACGATATTAATGGGATTGATATTTATTCCGAAATGGTTTGTGTTGAAGTCGTTGGTGACGACGGCTTACCTGTGCGAGAAGGTGAAATAGGCCAAGTAGTTGTGACGGATCTCAATAATTTTGCCATGCCTATTATTCGTTATGCGATTGGTGATGTGGCTCGGGTATTACGTTATGACGATGCTGGAGAGTTTGCCGAGTCAATAGAAGTATATGGTCGTCAACAAGAGTGTATCAAGAGTCCTGAAAACGACTACGTAACTCCTGCACAGTTACAAGATGCTGTCTTCAAATATAAAAATATAATTAACTTTAAATTTGAGGTTATTACACCCACGCTAGCCAAGCTGACTCTCGTTGTTCTAAACGGTAAGAACTTTGACTTTGAAGCCGAGCTTATTATCTCATCATTGTCAGAGTTGATGCCGTGGTTCAAACGAATAAAACTCAAAAAAGCCGACTTTTTATTGCCTGAGAGCAGTGGCAAATATTTGTGTGTAAAACAAAAATAG
- a CDS encoding SlyX family protein, translating into MSTDSIAELQARLESLESKVAFQEVTIDQLNDEITNMNLQFAVVTRQVKLLAEKLKENKGSVVASMSEETPPPHY; encoded by the coding sequence ATGAGCACAGATAGTATCGCAGAGTTGCAAGCTCGATTGGAATCTTTAGAGAGTAAAGTAGCGTTTCAAGAAGTCACTATCGACCAACTCAACGACGAGATCACCAACATGAATTTGCAATTTGCTGTGGTGACTCGTCAAGTTAAGTTATTAGCTGAAAAGTTAAAAGAAAACAAAGGTTCAGTAGTAGCGTCGATGTCAGAAGAAACACCGCCGCCACACTATTAA